ATGGTCGAAATAATTCCGGCCAGCTGATCCGGCGAGGCCAGATAGCGCACATCCCGATGACCGCCCGACCGGATGCGCGACACCAGCGCCTCAGAATCGATGCCCTCGATGGGATCTTCTCCCGCAGCATAAACTGGCGACAACAGAATACTATCGGCATCGTTGAAGCAATTGGCGAAATCCTCGAATAGACTCGACAAACGCGAGAAGCGATGCGGCTGATGCACGGCGATGATCCGCCCCTTGCAGCTCTCCCGCGCCGCCTTAAGCACCGCCTTGATTTCCACCGGATGGTGGCCGTAATCGTCAAACACCTGCACGCCATTCCAGGTGCCGGTCAGGGTGAAGCGCCGCTTGACGCCACCGAAGGTGGACAGACCCTTGCGGATTGCTTCCTCGGAAATATCCAGCCGGTTGGCCACCGCAATCGCCGCGCAGGCATTGGAAATATTGTGGCGGCCCGGCATCGGCAGAGTCAGGTCTTTGAAGCTAAAGACACGGCCCGTGCGGCGACGGCGGATTTCCACATCGAAAATCGACTTGGTGCCTTCGTTGCGCACATTGAAAAAACGCACATCGGCCTGCGGATTTTCGCCATAGGTGACAACCTTGCGGTCTTCGATCCGGCCAACCAGCGCCTGCACTTCAGGGTGATCGAGGCACATGACCCCAAAACCGTAGAAAGGCACATTCTCGACGAACTGGCGAAACGCGGCCCGCACGGCGTCAAAATTGCCGTAATGGTCCAGATGCTCAGGGTCGATATTGGTGACGACAGCCACATCGGCGGGCAGCTTCAGGAAGGTGCCGTCCGATTCGTCGGCCTCGACCACCATCCACTCACCCTCGCCCATGCGGGCATTGGTGCCATAGGCATTGATGATACCGCCATTGATCACAGTCGGGTCGAGCTGGCCTGCCTCA
The Allorhizobium ampelinum S4 genome window above contains:
- the murC gene encoding UDP-N-acetylmuramate--L-alanine ligase, whose amino-acid sequence is MKMPKSIGLVHFIGIGGIGMSGIAEVLHNLGHRVQGSDQAESANVQRLRAKGIEVFVGHKPENLGDAEVVVVSTAIKKSNPELVAAREKLLPVVRRAEMLAELMRFRNAIAIGGTHGKTTTTSMVAALLEAGQLDPTVINGGIINAYGTNARMGEGEWMVVEADESDGTFLKLPADVAVVTNIDPEHLDHYGNFDAVRAAFRQFVENVPFYGFGVMCLDHPEVQALVGRIEDRKVVTYGENPQADVRFFNVRNEGTKSIFDVEIRRRRTGRVFSFKDLTLPMPGRHNISNACAAIAVANRLDISEEAIRKGLSTFGGVKRRFTLTGTWNGVQVFDDYGHHPVEIKAVLKAARESCKGRIIAVHQPHRFSRLSSLFEDFANCFNDADSILLSPVYAAGEDPIEGIDSEALVSRIRSGGHRDVRYLASPDQLAGIISTIAQPGDFVVLLGAGNITQWAAALPSELQALSGKSE